In a genomic window of Pelecanus crispus isolate bPelCri1 chromosome 1, bPelCri1.pri, whole genome shotgun sequence:
- the KCTD21 gene encoding BTB/POZ domain-containing protein KCTD21, translating into MSEPITLNVGGKLYTTSLSTLTSFPDSMLGAMFSGKIPTKKDSQGNCFIDRDGKIFRYILNFLRTSHLDLPEDFQEMGLLRREVDFYQIQPLIEALQEKEVELSKAEKNAMLNITLDQKTQTVHFTVREAPQIYSLSSSNMEVFSAHIFSTSCLFLKLLGSKLYYCFNGNLSSISSYLQDPNHLTLDWVASVEGLPEEEYTRHNLKRLWVVPDNKQINSFQVFVEEVLKIAMSDGFCIDSSHPHTSDFMNNKIIRLIRYK; encoded by the coding sequence ATGTCAGAACCCATCACGCTCAATGTTGGAGGAAAACTCTATACCACCTCCCTGTCCACCCTGACTAGCTTTCCAGACTCCATGCTGGGGGCCATGTTTAGTGGGAAGATCCCAACCAAGAAGGACAGCCAAGGCAACTGCTTTATCGACAGAGATGGCAAAATCTTCCGCTATATCCTGAACTTCTTACGAACTTCTCACTTGGACCTCCCTGAAGACTTTCAGGAAATGGGCTTACTTCGACGGGAGGTAGATTTTTATCAAATTCAGCCACTGATTGAGGCCttgcaggagaaggaggtggaACTTTCTAAAGCGGAGAAGAATGCCATGCTCAACATAACCCTCGATCAGAAGACCCAGACTGTTCACTTCACCGTCCGAGAAGCACCCCAGATCTACAGCCTGTCTTCCTCCAACATGGAAGTGTTCAGTGCTCATATCTTCTCCACGTCATGTCTGTTCCTGAAGCTTCTCGGTTCCAAACTTTACTATTGCTTCAACGGAAACCTCTCTTCAATATCCAGCTACCTGCAGGACCCCAACCATTTGACCTTGGATTGGGTTGCAAGTGTGGAAGGCCTTCCCGAAGAGGAGTACACCAGACACAACTTAAAGAGACTCTGGGTGGTGCCAGATAATAAGCAAATCAATAGCTTCCAGGTGTTTGTGGAAGAAGTGCTAAAAATAGCCATGAGTGATGGCTTCTGCATAGATTCTTCTCATCCACATACTTCAGATTTCATGAATAATAAGATTATTCGCCTAATTCGGTACAAGTAG